The Miscanthus floridulus cultivar M001 chromosome 7, ASM1932011v1, whole genome shotgun sequence genome includes a region encoding these proteins:
- the LOC136462662 gene encoding cysteine-rich receptor-like protein kinase 27: MSGKRKMDQVDSGVGVGGGANGQPHHQQFVMLRIAMRKKIFEYIGKQPTTSAEWWNNMPVLTKRLEEILYGKFPNKNDYFNMMMGPIKPQLLFGAIQTLSAQQNQRNPQVERQTPPSSSSNLVVQTSQGLYTKTVHEDSRYMELNILERIVNESEEPSPLDFVLLHSITENFSEKKKIGSGGCGIVYKGILRNGVVAVKRLHSSRTIKDKMFHREVISLISVKHSNIVRFLGYCSFTKEHAIPLGGTIIMADIRERLLCFEYIRNGSLDQHLSDELRGLEWQTRYQIIIGICRGLHYLHKDKEIIHMDLKPGNILLDDLMVPKITDFGLSRPESDSLATTTRLISQGYTAPEYISGGKATSKSDIYSLGVIIIELVTGSRTKPNITKAIRRWNHRWIKSMKQSSLACQQVKKCLELALRCIQDDPTDRPDISDIIDELKEIDTTDGQAQIQISSCCLEDILGIEPLEIRIPFEDFKISHSIELTNDMDDYIAFVTKAKLERFCTVPDRGIVPPRSKCSVTLAMQTQVNAQPNVHYTEVITVLSTRVDGALSVDAMDVTSGEIFVDKEGKVVDEVNVMVVFGTPQLAEE; this comes from the exons ATTCGAGTATATAGGAAAGCAACCGACGACATCAGCTGAGTGGTGGAATAATATGCCAGTACTGACAAAGCGGCTTGAGGAGATCTTGTATGGAAAATTTCCAAACAAG AATGACTACTTCAATATGATGATGGGACCAATTAAGCCACAATTACTGTTTGGTGCTATTCAGACCTTGAGCGCTCAGCAAAATCAACGAAACCCACAAGTGGAAAGGCAGACACCACCTTCATCCAGCTCAAATCTG GTTGTGCAAACATCCCAGGGACTGTACACAAAGACAGTTCATGAAGATTCCAG ATACATGGAGCTCAACATCCTAGAGCGCATAGTTAATGAAAGTGAGGAACCAAGCCCTCTAGATTTTGTACTTCTGCATAGCATCACAGAAAATTTCTCTGAGAAGAAAAAAATTGGTAGCGGCGGATGTGGAATTGTTTACAAG GGCATCCTTCGAAATGGGGTTGTCGCTGTAAAGAGGCTTCACAGTAGCCGAACAATTAAAGACAAGATGTTTCATCGGGAGGTTATCAGCTTGATCTCGGTTAAGCACTCAAATATAGTACGATTTCTTGGTTACTGTTCTTTTACAAAAGAACATGCGATACCTTTGGGAGGAACAATTATAATGGCCGATATACGAGAAAGGTTGCTCTGTTTTGAATACATAAGAAATGGCAGCCTTGACCAACATCTTTCAG ATGAATTGAGGGGACTCGAATGGCAAACACGCTACCAAATAATTATCGGAATTTGCAGGGGTCTGCATTATCTCCACAAGGATAAGGAAATCATTCACATGGATCTCAAACCAGGCAATATACTACTAGATGACCTCATGGTGCCCAAAATTACAGATTTTGGTCTATCTAGACCCGAAAGTGACTCACTAGCTACAACTACACGTCTCATATCACA AGGATATACCGCTCCAGAATACATTTCAGGAGGCAAAGCGACTAGCAAGTCAGACATATATAGTTTGGGTGTAATAATTATAGAGCTGGTGACTGGAAGTCGAACGAAGCCCAATATTACTAAA GCAATTAGAAGGTGGAATCACCGGTGGATTAAATCAATGAAACAATCATCGTTGGCTTGCCAACAAGTGAAGAAGTGTCTCGAGTTGGCCCTAAGATGCATACAAGATGACCCGACAGACAGACCTGATATATCAGATATAATAGACGAGCTGAAGGAAATAGATACTACAGATGGCCAAGCCCAAATCCAG ATAAGCTCTTGTTGCTTGGAAGACATCCTTGGGATTGAGCCACTGGAAATACGCATTCCCTTTGAAGACTTCAAGATATCGCACTCGATAGAGCTGACCAACGATATGGATGATTACATCGCCTTCGTCACAAAGGCAAAGCTAGAACGCTTCTGCACAGTGCCAGACAGAGGCATCGTCCCACCACGATCCAAGTGCAGTGTCACCCTAGCAATGCAAACACAGGTCAATGCGCAACCAAATGTGCACTACACTGAGGTGATCACTGTGCTGAGCACCAGAGTTGATGGAGCTCTTTCTGTTGATGCCATGGATGTAACCTCAGGAGAAATCTTCGTTGACAAGGAGGGTAAAGTGGTTGATGAGGTGAACGTGATGGTTGTTTTTGGCACGCCACAATTGGCAGAGGAATAA